tctgtttattttggaaacaaccttttctgatatatccaaatgaatttgaaattacagttatctCAAAGTATGCAGAAATTACCTATAAATGAAACAGTGAtaaaagaacacaacatattatttaaggattccaacaaaatgaaattctctttttccaacattttaaactatttttcccatctaagccaatatgtaatatttgacatgTGGGTTATATGTGCAcataaaacagacacatttgtcaaagtgagcataagatgaaacaacatataatgtcctttttggatataaattttcagaggcaaggTAATCCAAATAGGAGCAAAAACCTGACTTCCTCATGAAATAagctagataaacaaaaattaagaataatgctaaagaTTTATTCCACAAATGATTCTCCTTCCTAACCTTCTAACATACAAGTTTACATTCTGGGTATGTGTGAATCAAAATATTGCCAATCAAGATTGTGAACTCCTATGACTAGGGATCTGTAATTCAATAAAAGGCcctggggtaaaaagagaggtagGATAGGTGAATAGAGGACATTTGTCCATCACATTATACATATTGACTTAATAAAGAGGTAGATTATTTAAAACTCTCAGTGGGCTCAGATATTGACTTGGGcctgaaagtgatgttttaattacttattaagaTCATAACTGAGTATATTAGAATGCTAGTATCACTGGATTAAAATCTTAAGGTTAAacattggaaagaaatgattattacaaaacacacaaaacattacattttgtggttctactattttgtttgttccaCTATTTTTGTAACTGGGGCAAGATAAGCAGtccaatttgtttaaaaaaacatttaatgtaCCCCacaaactgtctgaatcaaagatttttattaactCTTCTGCCAAATACAACATtgatttccatctacaattattttttaaggtaaaaaacagtaagtcaattaaaaaatgtgtgtCCTTGAGCTATGAAGCATTACacttttaacacactgattgacTGAAAAACCTAGAACTTCACTGTAAAGATGATAATCAATGctggccttcagcaatgaataGATGCAGCTTTACCGTGACTTCTCCAAAAGTGCTTTGCAGCACCTAACACACTACCGGTTCACAGTCTCAAAGTTGGAGTCAGTCCCATAATAGGGATCTTCaataataagttgtttttgtgAATCATAGCTCCCAAGTAGTTCAATTTTCACTTTGTAGTTATTAACTTCACTACCTTTTCTATTCCAATCTCTCAGATTGCTTTCATCTATACCTAGCACAtaatcaaatgtggcaaaatcttCTTTGGTAACCTTCTGGGCCATGTGATTCATAAGAATGTCATGCTTCTTTATGCAATTTTACCCTTGATATTTGGGAGGTTTTCCTATCTCATAAATGGATATTGTGGCACTCTCCATGCTCCATTTATCTGAAATATTCTGATCTGgtacaagttttctgaaaactgccTCTGCAATGGGTAATCGACACATGTTTCCAAAACATACAAATAGCAACAACTTGGGTGGCTGCACTGCCATCTTCTCAGgagcaaagagagacagagagtgagACGGAATGACTGGGCTGGAATCAAACACAACTTCTTAAGGACCTCATCTGTGAACCAGGAAATTCTTGGGCAAATTGTAAGGTCATGGATTGTTCAATATAGAATTCTATTTTGAGGAGTGTTGTAAGGAATAGGTTTCCACTACATGTTCTGATCCAGTAATTCTTTAGATTATAGGGCCTGTGATTACACGTACATCTGGAGTTCTGTCCCCCCAGTTCACTATGGCATCTTCCAACCACACTGGCACATACTTCCTTCTCACAGGCCTCCCAGGCCTGGAGGCTGTGCACACCTGGCTCTCCATCCCTCTCTGTGCCATGTATGTGGCATCTCTGACAGGGAACAGCCTGATCCTGTGGGTGGTGAGGTCAGTGCCCTCCCTTCACCAGCCCATGGATTACTTTCTGTCCATGCTAGCAGTGACCGACCTGGGCCTGTCTGCCTCCACGCTGCCCACCATGCTCACCATCTACATGCTGGGGCTCAGGGAGGTGGCCCTAGATGTGTGCTTGGCCCAGCTCTTCTTCATCCACACCTTCTCCATCATGGAGTCCTCTGTGCTGCTGACAATGGCTTTGGACCATTTCGTGGCCATCAGCAACCCACTGCACTATGGCACTATCCTCACAAGCCCTCGGATTGCCAGCTTGGGCCTGGTCATCTTAGTGTGCAGTATCAGTCTCCACATCCCAGCCCCCATTGTGCTGAAGAGGCTTCCTTACTGCCGGAATCACCAGCTGTCCCATTCCTACTGCCTGCACCCAGACATCATGAAGGTGGCCTGTGCTGACACTCACATCAACAGTGCTATGGTCTCTTTGTAGTGCTTTCCACTCTGGGTGTGGACTCGGTGCTCACTGTCCTCTCTTATGGGCTCATTCTACAAACAGTGCTGTCTATTGCCTCCAAGGCTGAGCGCCTCAGAGCCCTCAACACCTGTGTCTCCCACATCTGTGCTGTGCTGCTCTTCTACACACTGATGATTGGCCTCTGCATGATCCACAGATATGGGGAGCAGGCTTCCCCAGGCAGTCATGTGCTGCTCTCCTATGTCCACTTTCTCACACCTGCAGTGCTCAATCCAGTTGTTTACACCATCAAGACCAAGCAGATTTGACTAAGGATGACGCACCTCTTCCAACTGGGTGGCATTGGCATCAGAGTCAGCCAGCATCATTAAATCTTTGATGtacaaagagaaggaaggagagtctCCAGTCATAATTGTTGTATACTGAGCCACTGAAAATATAACAAATCACAGAGTGATGAAAAGGATGTAGGAAGGGGACACCAATCTCTTCCACATGAAGTCATCTAAACCATGGTTAAAAATAGCCCACCTTTTCATTTACTTAGTCTTTCATTAAACAAAGTTTAATTGAGTACTACCGTGTTCAATACATTATTATAGGCcttcaaaatagaaatataaCTATAATATGTTATGAAGATACagatatatgtatagatatgtgGAGGAGGGGCTCATATTACTTAAAGCTTCCTAAAAGAATAAGTATACTAAATGGAGATAATACATTAAACAAATTACTTAGAATCTTTACAAATGTAGAAATACACACATAGTGCTTTGCTTTACAGCTGAGGAGAAAGAATTTTTGGCAAATGGGGATGACAGGCAGGTTTGAGATTCAGTGACATTGGAAGCATTCTGGAATGTGCCCATTAAAATATACTTCCCAAGAAGACAGGGATTCTTTATTTCTTGTCCACCATTGTATCCCCTCTTCTGGATGGAGTACTTCGCATATACTAAGGTTTATGTTTGTGTTTGCTGgttgaaagaataatagaataatgGGTTACAAATTATTAGATaaggtgtaggtttacagaaaaatcatacagaaaatgcaGAGGTCCCATATTCCCCCATCACAAaagcagttttccttattattactACATtacattagtgtagtacctttgttaaaattatgaatttatgtgattataattatactattaactatggcACATAGTTTACATTGGAGTTCACCACTTGTGTTGTATATTCctttgacttttaatttttaatttttattccaataaCATGTGtctaacctaaaatttccccttttaattaaattcaagtatacaattcagtaatgtgaattacattcacaatgttgtgctaccttcaccaccatccataccaAAACTCTTctatcacaccaaacagaaactctatatcaattaagcattaactccctatgccctccgctgcccctgcccctgtcAACCTGTATTCTCACTTgtgactctgtgaatttgtttaTACTAATTatatcatattagtgagataatataatatttgtccttttctgttttgcttatttcactcaacatgatgtcttcaaggttcattcacattgttgcatgtatcacagctagattcctttttatggcaggaCAATATGACAGTGCATGTATATACCagatctgtttatccattcacctgtggATGGACACTaagattgcttccatcttttgacaattgtggatAAGCCC
This genomic stretch from Choloepus didactylus isolate mChoDid1 chromosome 6, mChoDid1.pri, whole genome shotgun sequence harbors:
- the LOC119538666 gene encoding LOW QUALITY PROTEIN: olfactory receptor 51G2-like (The sequence of the model RefSeq protein was modified relative to this genomic sequence to represent the inferred CDS: inserted 1 base in 1 codon), with protein sequence MASSNHTGTYFLLTGLPGLEAVHTWLSIPLCAMYVASLTGNSLILWVVRSVPSLHQPMDYFLSMLAVTDLGLSASTLPTMLTIYMLGLREVALDVCLAQLFFIHTFSIMESSVLLTMALDHFVAISNPLHYGTILTSPRIASLGLVILVCSISLHIPAPIVLKRLPYCRNHQLSHSYCLHPDIMKVACADTHINSXYGLFVVLSTLGVDSVLTVLSYGLILQTVLSIASKAERLRALNTCVSHICAVLLFYTLMIGLCMIHRYGEQASPGSHVLLSYVHFLTPAVLNPVVYTIKTKQI